In Lachancea thermotolerans CBS 6340 chromosome H complete sequence, a single genomic region encodes these proteins:
- the LAS21 gene encoding mannose-ethanolamine phosphotransferase LAS21 (similar to uniprot|P40367 Saccharomyces cerevisiae YJL062W LAS21 Integral plasma membrane protein involved in the synthesis of the glycosylphosphatidylinositol (GPI) core structure mutations affect cell wall integrity) gives MNKRLLVLLVLEIVAILTFSAGFFPQKSVLQGDAQFNYKPEAHRRMAPKFEKMVLVIVDALRSDFVFQKDMSEFGFLHKLLNKGHAWGYTAYSNPPTVTLPRLKGITTGSTPNFLDAILNVAEDDVSSNLKEQDSWLRQFRMHQKKIKFFGDDTWLKLFPSEFFDETDGTNSFFVSDFEEVDLNVTRHLPQQLQSQDSWDVLILHYLGLDHIGHKGGAFSSFMPPKHREMDAVIEQIYNAVGEDTLICVMGDHGMNDLGNHGGSSAGETSAALVFISKLLEKYEKPLAQQGQDIPVASSSPEYNYLTKVNQIDFVPTIATLFNLPVPKNSIGVLIPDFLKLLSPADAKTKVIDNYQQLLSISGGSTKKLGDPDAIIEEMREVQSDLAKTATNYNYLLLGIGFLTLLVVSSVALFFSWTSFPSTFGLFLLLGTSLLLSLSTFGSSFIEEEHQIWWWTSIALVGLSYISAPRELGDHLTVLAVLRLIRGWNNSGQKFVYEYTLYELLKQHYQVEWLLITTTIFVVQFQGRAKGFSAFQYSFLMSVLCLVYKATWSIVNNEQVPAWLQHICLRSYSIMKGVSKDQIDFSDALVPMARLFFQVTAAVIAVEVIRHQFKPNGPRLLEEIHAHISTLLILQTSSANIPQFLAFHILSRKLNSLWSRRQWSFPVLMTVNLVLQHLSFFQFGNTNSIATVSLTNAYNGVSENYNIYVVGALMCVSNFAPSIYWSLSCLKILYSKSTQSKWETFFTSRLPSFLYYCLFGCFLLGSCVILRYHLFIWSVFSPKLCYYVSWNLFMNAIIAWFFEGTLVALL, from the coding sequence ATGAATAAGAGGCTTCTGGTACTGCTAGTCCTAGAGATAGTGGCAATTCTGACGTTCTCAGCTGGATTTTTCCCACAAAAGTCTGTCCTGCAAGGTGATGCACAGTTCAACTATAAACCCGAAGCACATCGCCGCATGGCGCCCAAGTTCGAGAAGATGGTTCTTGTTATTGTCGATGCGCTGAGGTCTGATTTTGTATTCCAAAAAGATATGAGTGAGTTCGGGTTTTTGCACAAGCTATTGAATAAAGGACATGCTTGGGGCTACACGGCTTACTCGAATCCGCCCACCGTCACGCTTCCAAGATTGAAGGGGATAACTACTGGCTCTACACccaattttcttgatgcGATATTGAACGTGGCTGAAGATGACGTTTCATCCaatttgaaagagcagGACTCGTGGCTGCGACAGTTCCGTATGCACCAAAAGAAGATAAAGTTTTTTGGCGATGATACCTGGCTGAAGCTGTTTCCGTCAGAGTTCTTCGATGAGACTGACGGAACCAATTCATTTTTTGTGAGTGACTTCGAGGAAGTTGACTTAAATGTAACTAGACACCTTCCGCAGCAGTTACAATCTCAAGATTCTTGGGATGTACTCATCTTACACTACTTAGGGCTTGATCACATAGGACACAAAGGTGGGGCGTTTTCAAGTTTCATGCCTCCCAAGCACCGCGAGATGGATGCTGTTATCGAGCAAATCTATAACGCTGTGGGTGAGGATACTTTGATTTGCGTGATGGGTGACCACGGAATGAATGACTTAGGCAACCACGGGGGATCATCTGCGGGCGAAACTTCTGCAGCACTGGTCTTTATATCGAAGTTGCTTGAGAAATATGAAAAACCCTTAGCTCAGCAGGGCCAAGATATCCCCGTGGCCTCCAGCAGCCCAGAATACAACTACTTGACTAAAGTCAACCAAATAGATTTTGTGCCAACCATAGCAACACTATTCAATTTACCTGTTCCCAAGAACAGCATTGGCGTCTTAATACctgactttttgaagctgctatCCCCAGCAGACGCCAAAACTAAAGTGATAGATAATTATCAGCAGCTTTTAAGCATTTCTGGTGGGTCAACCAAAAAACTCGGCGACCCTGACGCTATTATCGAAGAGATGAGGGAGGTTCAGAGTGACTTAGCAAAAACAGCTACAAACTACAACTATTTGCTGTTAGGAATTGGTTTCTTGACGCTTTTAGTTGTTTCTTCAGTAgcgctttttttttcctggaCTTCCTTTCCTTCAACTTTCGGCCTTTTTCTACTGCTTGGCACCTCCCTTCTCCTGAGTCTCAGCACTTTCGGGAGCAGttttattgaagaagagcatCAAATTTGGTGGTGGACATCGATAGCGCTGGTCGGCTTGTCATACATCAGTGCACCGCGCGAGCTAGGTGACCACCTAACGGTTCTCGCTGTCCTAAGGTTAATTCGCGGCTGGAATAACAGCGGGCAAAAGTTTGTTTATGAATACACTCTCTATGAACTGCTTAAGCAGCACTATCAAGTTGAGTGGCTGCTGATAACGACAACAATATTTGTGGTGCAATTTCAAGGACGGGCGAAGGGTTTTTCCGCGTTTCAGTACTCTTTTCTAATGTCTGTTCTTTGTTTGGTGTACAAAGCTACATGGAGCATAGTCAATAATGAGCAGGTGCCTGCCTGGTTGCAGCATATCTGCTTAAGGTCATATTCCATCATGAAGGGGGTTTCCAAGGATCAAATCGATTTTAGCGATGCTCTTGTCCCAATGGCGAgacttttctttcaagtcaCAGCCGCTGTTATCGCGGTAGAGGTAATCCGCCATCAGTTCAAGCCAAATGGCCCCAGATTGCTCGAAGAAATTCATGCCCACATTAGCACGCTTCTGATCCTGCAAACTTCCTCTGCAAATATCCCACAGTTCCTGGCTTTCCATATTCTTTCCAGGAAATTAAACAGCCTATGGTCGCGGCGCCAATGGTCTTTCCCCGTACTCATGACTGTAAACCTCGTTCTGCAGCACCTTTCATTCTTCCAATTTGGTAACACGAATTCCATTGCTACGGTAAGCCTTACCAACGCTTACAACGGTGTGTCGGAAAACTACAACATATACGTGGTGGGAGCTCTCATGTGCGTCAGTAACTTTGCTCCTTCCATCTACTGGTCGTTGTCGTGTCTCAAGATCCTATACTCAAAGAGCACACAATCAAAGTGGGAAACATTCTTTACTTCAAGGCTACCATCTTTCCTCTACTACTGCTTATTTGGTTGCTTCCTACTTGGCTCCTGCGTGATTCTGAGGTATCATCTCTTCATTTGGAGCGTGTTCAGTCCTAAATTATGCTACTACGTCAGCTGGAACCTTTTCATGAATGCAATAATTGCGTGGTTTTTTGAGGGCACCCTCGTAGCCCTATTGTAA
- the SDH8 gene encoding Sdh8p (similar to uniprot|P38345 Saccharomyces cerevisiae YBR269C FMP21 The authentic non-tagged protein was localized to the mitochondria): MSFIGSRASLTAGTLFKRSRNVIPAAFSRSFQAKRGPAPPQLPKEEQEEFERLQRIAQSQEAIDEYNREIENDTTKESAKSPILKADIGGFSPEFSKTIPEFAGDVNPKTGERGGPKQDPLKHGDYSFNGRVTDF; the protein is encoded by the coding sequence ATGAGCTTTATAGGTTCGAGAGCATCACTCACAGCAGGcacacttttcaaaaggtCTCGGAACGTGATTCCGGCTGCGTTTAGCCGGTCGTTCCAGGCCAAACGGGGTCCTGCACCTCCACAGCTGCCAAAAGAGGAGCAAGAAGAATTTGAGAGGCTGCAGCGCATCGCGCAGTCGCAGGAGGCCATCGACGAGTATAACCGTGAGATTGAGAACGATACGACAAAGGAAAGTGCGAAGTCTCCGATCTTGAAGGCAGATATCGGTGGGTTCTCTCCTGagttttcgaaaactatTCCAGAGTTCGCAGGCGACGTGAATCCAAAGACAGGGGAGCGCGGCGGACCTAAACAAGACCCGCTCAAGCACGGCGACTACTCTTTTAATGGCAGGGTGACTGACTTCTAG
- the NUP82 gene encoding linker nucleoporin NUP82 (similar to uniprot|P40368 Saccharomyces cerevisiae YJL061W NUP82 Subunit of the nuclear pore complex (NPC) forms a subcomplex with Nup159p and Nsp1p interacts with Nup116p and is required for proper localization of Nup116p in the NPC) encodes MLPEAHPIFQARSLGESRSERLCLHTKDLSRTILLEGNSLKWCLMDAPNYEYMELNAISNYTSAVLNDSGTLLCLNNVDEIQVLALSWDQTRPESYRIKVPAGVKQVLWHPRGRLDSCLTVLNKRDEILLYELLSEDFSAPTTVLNASTNELGMGSSVKDIESVCFSADGLTLYLMSVSEGADVFSIYPCMPSELSITRKALKYNFNKALLQYQELSEGDSPELKLKATRQLHFMSSLYNQPHDADDSQTNLLQTFHIRKAYRNARAQGPFTISPFPEKLYLATAKQIKAIALEDETTELLLITFDDDTILECFPDLTPVMSWEDSGSSEKNSLISVGSLKLPGSISLIYGSCFVLISAEKAAVVNLSRLTRSIERSLDDCDATELSEEDLTEEITEKKGTFQSAGLWPESGMQKIVLLSEKEITSIDISSMQTPASSTTEKIEKSETNRQRPYSQPLSEVQTLNQKVQSLLKSPLSTVIPAALRQKTLNNTDNEDQLSLLTDISKEVLSRVTLAQTLGLSLHLRLLGQQDELAQHLRDVSELRTKKERVSAHLASQKPRWEAIQEKNKSIALRFESLHRNMTQISKSSQLQSQPIAKAEMEWFKELRNQVVRFNRLVHEQQDLAEALSSLKLSLEYVRVDSAEAASRSKKSAESAGGVPWDELQAMLAKDSRIIKECQAELQCTTQELDS; translated from the coding sequence ATGCTCCCTGAGGCTCACCCAATCTTCCAAGCCAGGTCATTGGGCGAAAGCCGGTCAGAAAGATTATGCCTTCACACCAAAGACCTTTCAAGGACTATTTTGCTGGAGGGCAATTCACTAAAATGGTGTTTGATGGACGCACCTAACTATGAGTATATGGAACTTAACGCTATCTCAAACTACACCAGTGCAGTATTGAATGATTCTGGAACGCTCCTGTGCCTCAACAACGTCGACGAGATACAGGTTTTAGCACTTTCATGGGACCAGACCAGACCTGAGAGTTACAGAATAAAGGTTCCGGCTGGCGTGAAGCAAGTGCTCTGGCATCCTAGGGGGCGTCTGGACTCCTGTCTTACAGTTTTGAATAAGAGAGACGAAATACTCCTGTATGAGCTGCTCAGTGAAGACTTCTCTGCCCCCACGACTGTTCTCAACGCGTCGACCAATGAACTTGGGATGGGATCTTCGGTCAAAGACATCGAATCAGTGTGCTTCAGCGCCGATGGCTTGACACTATACTTAATGAGCGTAAGCGAGGGTGCTGACGTTTTCTCCATATATCCATGCATGCCGTCAGAGTTATCGATAACAAGGAAAGCGCTAAAatacaacttcaacaaggcTTTGCTACAGTATCAAGAGTTGAGTGAGGGCGACTCACCTGAACTGAAACTCAAGGCGACAAGACAGCTGCATTTCATGTCGAGTTTGTACAACCAACCTCACGATGCGGACGACTCTCAAACAAACCTGTTGCAAACGTTCCACATCCGGAAAGCTTATCGCAACGCTCGTGCTCAAGGGCCTTTCACCATTAGTCCGTTCCCAGAAAAGCTCTATCTTGCCACAGCCAAACAAATTAAAGCTATTGCCCTTGAGGACGAAACAACTGAGCTTTTGCTCATAACCTTCGATGACGACACAATACTAGAGTGTTTCCCTGATCTGACACCGGTCATGTCGTGGGAGGACAGCGGTTCTTCGGAGAAAAACTCATTGATATCCGTGggatctttgaaattacCTGGATCCATATCACTGATTTACGGGAGCTGTTTTGTTCTTATTTCCGCAGAGAAAGCGGCCGTTGTTAACCTGAGTCGCCTAACGCGGTCTATTGAACGGTCTTTGGATGACTGCGATGCTACAGAGCTCAGTGAAGAAGACCTAACTGAAGAAATTACGGAAAAGAAGGGCACATTCCAATCTGCTGGTTTATGGCCTGAGAGTGGGATGCAGAAGATTGTATTGCTTTCAGAGAAAGAGATAACGTCTATTGATATTTCTTCTATGCAAACGCCAGCTAGCTCAACGACTGAGAAGATTGAGAAAAGCGAAACCAATCGCCAACGCCCCTACAGCCAGCCTTTGAGTGAGGTGCAAACTCTAaaccaaaaagttcaatcCCTGTTAAAAAGCCCCTTGTCCACTGTAATTCCCGCAGCGTTGCGGCAAAAGACTCTTAACAACACAGACAATGAAGACCAACTATCATTACTTACCGATATATCTAAGGAGGTATTGAGTCGCGTCACTCTGGCACAAACTTTGGGCCTTTCTCTCCATTTAAGGCTCCTTGGGCAGCAAGATGAGCTGGCGCAGCATCTGCGAGACGTTAGTGAGCtcagaacaaaaaaagaacgCGTGTCTGCCCATCTGGCGTCCCAGAAACCCCGTTGGGAAGCAATTcaggaaaagaacaaaTCCATTGCATTGAGATTCGAGAGCTTGCACAGAAACATGACGCAAATATCGAAGTCCAGCCAGCTGCAGTCGCAGCCTATCGCGAAAGCAGAGATGGAGTGGTTCAAGGAGCTTAGGAACCAGGTTGTGCGCTTCAACCGCCTTGTGCACGAACAGCAGGATCTGGCAGAGGCCCTATCCTCCTTGAAGTTAAGCTTGGAGTATGTAAGAGTCGACTCAGCTGAGGCTGCCAGCCGCAGCAAAAAGAGCGCCGAAAGCGCGGGAGGCGTGCCCTGGGACGAGCTTCAGGCAATGCTTGCCAAGGACTCGCGCATAATCAAGGAATGCCAGGCGGAGCTGCAGTGCACCACCCAGGAGCTTGACTCGTAG
- the MRPL8 gene encoding mitochondrial 54S ribosomal protein bL17m (similar to uniprot|P22353 Saccharomyces cerevisiae YJL063C MRPL8 Mitochondrial ribosomal protein of the large subunit) has protein sequence MTAGLMRHFSRTKAHRDSMFRNLVSQLFQHGSIVSTHEKCLEASRMADRVITMAKKLKHHPNSAMEIQSRLSLAGDNSKLLSRVVGELAPRYKQRPGGYTRVLKLEPRLGDRAKQSVLELVDTPVVDAAGALQRGDIKLWLLCKTTIQNESKSVGYSQLTLRNFAKMLKFRKNSHTFFTNDVLAVRKFIKQEQGLDWDEKHELKLVKQLKKQVLNEQAQPAQTQTQPEAPGYTYVQERPQRQI, from the coding sequence ATGACGGCGGGTCTGATGCGTCATTTCTCGCGCACCAAGGCGCATCGTGATTCAATGTTTAGAAACCTCGTTTCACAGCTCTTTCAGCACGGGTCCATCGTTTCTACGCATGAGAAGTGTCTGGAAGCGAGTCGGATGGCTGACCGTGTCATCACAATggcgaagaagttgaaacATCACCCAAACTCCGCCATGGAGATTCAATCCCGACTGTCACTCGCTGGCGATAACAGTAAGCTTTTGAGCCGCGTCGTGGGCGAACTTGCTCCCCGGTACAAGCAGAGGCCTGGAGGCTACACCAGAGTGCTCAAGCTTGAACCACGCTTGGGAGATCGTGCCAAGCAAAGCGTTCTCGAATTGGTTGATACACCTGTTGTAGATGCTGCAGGCGCGCTGCAGCGTGGTGACATCAAACTATGGCTGCTGTGCAAGACTACGATTCAGAATGAGAGCAAGTCAGTCGGATACTCACAGCTTACACTACGAAACTTTGCTAAGATGCTCAAGTTCAGGAAAAACTCTCATACGTTTTTCACAAACGATGTTTTAGCCGTCAGAAAGTTCATCAAGCAAGAGCAAGGACTCGACTGGGACGAGAAACATGAACTCAAACTCGTGAAACAGCTTAAGAAACAGGTTCTCAACGAACAAGCTCAACCAGCACAGACGCAAACGCAACCCGAGGCTCCTGGCTACACTTACGTTCAGGAAAGACCTCAGCGCCAAATCTGA
- the COA3 gene encoding Coa3p (similar to uniprot|Q3E7B2 Saccharomyces cerevisiae YJL062W-A Hypothetical ORF) produces MAFEPSRYQDPRTWKMTPAMIRARRPFFKKNLLGLGILVSVTGGIYVYTHRFLNRDNDFADVPIPPIDPKELEQLKKEYEQHKRDVAARDE; encoded by the coding sequence ATGGCGTTTGAGCCTTCGCGCTACCAAGATCCGCGCACTTGGAAGATGACACCCGCAATGATTCGGGCAAGAAGaccttttttcaagaaaaacttgCTAGGTCTGGGCATCCTTGTTTCAGTGACAGGTGGGATTTATGTGTACACACACAGGTTCCTGAACCGCGATAACGATTTTGCAGATGTGCCCATCCCACCAATCGACCCTAAAGAGCTAgaacagctgaagaaggagTACGAGCAGCACAAGAGGGACGTTGCGGCGCGCGACGAGTAA
- the MRPL37 gene encoding mitochondrial 54S ribosomal protein mL54 (similar to uniprot|P36532 Saccharomyces cerevisiae YBR268W MRPL37 Mitochondrial ribosomal protein of the large subunit), whose protein sequence is MFANLRNLTSKRALSVSRATFQGQKASPSGVVSSCPAGTPLNLQIKKSGKEPVALEDHEYPEWLWTVLDSRAQLKKLQEDPLKLRKKQLRSANRNKIKQNNFLSEI, encoded by the coding sequence ATGTTCGCTAACCTCCGGAACTTAACTTCAAAGAGGGCGCTCTCCGTGAGCAGAGCTACTTTCCAGGGCCAGAAGGCTAGTCCCTCAGGCGTTGTCTCTAGCTGTCCTGCAGGCACTCCTCTCAACCTGCAAATAAAGAAATCAGGCAAAGAGCCCGTAGCACTGGAAGATCATGAGTACCCGGAGTGGCTTTGGACCGTTCTAGACAGCCGGGCtcaattgaagaagctgcaagaagATCCCCTGAAACTGAGGAAAAAACAACTAAGGTCTGCCAacagaaacaaaatcaagcagAACAACTTCCTCTCTGAAATTTGA
- the REI1 gene encoding Rei1p (similar to uniprot|P38344 Saccharomyces cerevisiae YBR267W REI1 Protein of unknown function involved in bud growth in the mitotic signaling network proposed negative regulator of Swe1p and Gin4p contains dispersed C2H2 zinc finger domains) → MSSFTCNSCGLQFSAIGGQREHMKTDWHSYNLKRRVAQLPPINEATFNAKVKAFAEQDSEPEKQKQMTKKEARRREKEALLAKKKALLEQARESILNNMQKEGNEASESGPSEQAVEAPQKEGEQEASEAPDSTLTPDQLAEQLMQQKLENKVDIPLNVCLFCTRKREFADLDSNLDHMFKNHGFYIPEQKYLVDKAGLVKYMSEKIGLGNVCLVCSYQGRSLEAVRAHMLSKSHCRVPYELEDERLEISEFYDFSGTYGDQETPVVRAEAAGEDGEWEDVDSEEDGEQASDEDLPQDYIYNDGVELHLPTGVKVGHRSLQKYYRQNLKPESVLTEGQGTLIAAETRHFATVFDPKQVATQKRVWQAEVKDKKRDDKRAAKFVNNQPHYRDQLLQ, encoded by the coding sequence atGTCATCTTTTACCTGTAATTCATGCGGCCTCCAGTTCTCCGCGATAGGAGGTCAGAGAGAGCATATGAAGACCGACTGGCATAGTTACAATCTTAAGAGAAGAGTTGCACAACTGCCTCCGATCAATGAAGCCACTTTCAACGCAAAGGTTAAGGCCTTTGCGGAACAAGACTCCGAACCCgagaaacaaaagcagATGACCAAAAAGGAAGCCAGGAGGCGCGAGAAAGAAGCGCTCCtcgccaagaagaaagcgctGCTGGAACAGGCTAGAGAGagtattttgaacaacATGCAGAAGGAGGGAAATGAGGCCTCCGAGAGTGGACCTAGCGAGCAGGCCGTCGAGGCTCCACAGAAGGAGGGCGAGCAAGAAGCCAGCGAGGCCCCTGATTCGACATTGACACCCGATCAGCTTGCCGAACAACTCATGCAacaaaagctcgaaaacaaGGTCGACATTCCACTCAATGTTTGTCTGTTCTGCACTCGCAAGCGTGAGTTTGCGGATCTCGACTCGAACCTCGACCACATGTTCAAGAACCACGGCTTCTATATCCCTGAACAAAAGTACCTAGTGGACAAAGCAGGGCTTGTGAAATATATGTCCGAAAAAATCGGCTTGGGTAACGTCTGCCTTGTCTGCAGCTATCAAGGAAGATCCTTGGAGGCTGTACGTGCTCACATGCTGTCCAAGAGTCACTGCCGTGTCCCTTACGAGTTGGAGGATGAGAGACTCGAAATCTCAGAATTCTACGATTTCTCTGGCACCTATGGCGACCAAGAGACCCCTGTGGTCAGGGCCGAGGCTGCCGGTGAGGACGGAGAATGGGAAGACGTTGATTCTGAAGAGGACGGCGAGCAAGCCAGCGATGAGGACCTACCACAGGATTATATTTACAACGACGGTGTAGAGCTGCACTTACCTACAGGTGTCAAGGTGGGCCACAGATCTCTTCAGAAATACTACAGACAGAATCTGAAACCAGAGTCTGTACTTACAGAGGGTCAGGGCACACTTATTGCAGCAGAGACCAGACACTTTGCCACCGTTTTCGACCCTAAGCAGGTCGCTACACAGAAAAGGGTCTGGCAGGCAGAGGTTaaggacaagaagagagaTGATAAAAGAGCTGCCAAGTTTGTCAACAACCAGCCCCACTACAGGGACCAGCTCCTACAGTAA
- a CDS encoding KLTH0H10846p (similar to uniprot|P53206 Saccharomyces cerevisiae YGR012W Hypothetical ORF), producing the protein MTQFPVLASKGLVDAVGKTPLIKLNTLSKELGRNIFGKAEFQNPGGSVKDRAALYLIEQAEKSGQIDPSRPATIVEGSAGNTAIGLAHIARSKGYKSIFYMPNTQSVSKINLLKYLGAEVYPVPVCPISDPMNFNNRARDHAKRLDNAIWTDQFDNPANWKSHYATTGPEILQQLQSAGLSCDAFTCSTGTGGTFTGVAKYLKEATNGQSKLVVADPPGSVIYSYIKTGEMNREGSSFTEGIGQGRITKNLRESIDITDDAVFVPDEESIVMLFRLLDEEGLFIGGTTALNVVAACKVAKTLPEGSNISTILCDSGHKYADRVFSKKWLREKKLYDAIPDSLKRYAILD; encoded by the coding sequence ATGACGCAGTTTCCAGTGCTAGCCTCAAAAGGCCTGGTTGATGCAGTTGGCAAAACTCCTCTCATAAAGCTAAATACCCTATCTAAGGAGCTCGGTAGAAACATATTTGGAAAGGCTGAGTTCCAAAACCCTGGTGGGTCTGTAAAGGACCGCGCGGCTCTTTACTTGATCGAGCAGGCAGAAAAGTCAGGGCAAATCGACCCATCGAGGCCGGCTACTATTGTCGAGGGTTCCGCCGGCAACACGGCTATCGGCTTGGCGCATATCGCACGCTCGAAAGGTTACAAGTCTATCTTCTACATGCCTAATACGCAGtcagtttcaaaaatcaacCTTTTGAAATATCTAGGTGCTGAAGTGTACCCAGTTCCCGTTTGTCCTATCTCGGATCCTATGAACTTTAACAACCGTGCTCGCGACCACGCCAAACGTCTTGACAATGCTATATGGACGGATCAGTTTGACAACCCTGCAAACTGGAAGTCCCACTATGCAACAACCGGCCCAGaaattcttcaacaattgcAGTCAGCAGGCCTTTCCTGTGACGCATTCACATGCTCCACAGGAACAGGAGGAACATTCACTGGCGTTGCAAAAtacttgaaagaagctacCAACGGCCAGTCTAAGCTTGTGGTCGCTGACCCCCCAGGGTCTGTGATTTATTCCTACATCAAGACTGGTGAAATGAATCGCGAAGGTTCTTCCTTTACCGAGGGAATCGGACAAGGGCGCATTACAAAGAACCTGCGGGAGTCCATAGATATCACTGATGATGCTGTGTTTGTTCCTGACGAAGAAAGCATTGTAATGCTTTTCAGACTCTTGGACGAAGAAGGTCTCTTCATAGGAGGGACTACTGCTTTGAACGTTGTGGCGGCTTGCAAAGTGGCTAAAACTCTGCCCGAAGGTAGCAACATATCGACTATCCTGTGTGATAGCGGGCACAAATATGCAGACAGAgttttttccaagaaatgGCTTCgtgaaaagaagctctaCGATGCCATTCCAGATTCTCTCAAAAGGTATGCCATTCTGGACTAG
- the TSC10 gene encoding 3-dehydrosphinganine reductase (similar to uniprot|P38342 Saccharomyces cerevisiae YBR265W TSC10 catalyzes the second step in the synthesis of phytosphingosine 3-ketosphinganine reductase): MAKFSLENQVALIAGGSQGLGKEFARKLYQEGTNNTVIVVSRSQDKLQRAVCSITGLETALELSEDARNLQHEQQQNRIFFASCDLAEYAQVEKLYELLAACEIVPTQVFLCAGGSTPGLFKDLSGRELDLGVRVNYMTCVNLAHIAVRKWPGSHLVFFSSEVAFFPFIGYSQYAPLKQSIKSLVAILRQECAPQRISCVYPGNFDSEGYALENETKPTITKEIEGPSDAISCAECCDRICKTLKAGYDDVTTDFIGWVLMSTDMGLNKQNNVSFGWPLQWLLGIFANLIIVPIYMLICKFQIRQWRKSCQKKN; the protein is encoded by the coding sequence ATGGCCAAGTTCTCTTTGGAAAACCAAGTTGCGCTCATTGCAGGCGGATCCCAAGGCCTGGGTAAAGAGTTCGCTCGAAAACTATACCAAGAGGGTACTAATAACACAGTGATCGTGGTGAGCAGGTCTCAGGACAAACTGCAGCGCGCAGTGTGTAGCATCACAGGTCTCGAGACGGCGTTGGAGTTATCAGAGGATGCTAGAAACTTACAACAtgaacagcagcaaaaccGTATATTCTTTGCGTCTTGTGACCTCGCGGAGTACGCCCAGGTCGAGAAGCTGTATGAGCTACTGGCCGCTTGCGAAATCGTACCTACACAGGTTTTTCTATGTGCCGGTGGGTCTACCCCTGGTCTATTCAAAGACCTGAGTGGTCGTGAGCTCGATCTGGGCGTCCGCGTCAACTACATGACTTGTGTGAATCTTGCTCACATAGCTGTGCGGAAATGGCCTGGAAGTCACTTGGTCTTCTTCTCAAGTGAGGTTGCCTTCTTCCCCTTTATTGGCTATTCACAGTATGCTCCGCTAAAGCAGTCTATCAAATCACTGGTTGCAATTCTACGCCAAGAGTGCGCCCCACAGCGCATTTCTTGTGTATACCCAGGTAATTTCGACAGCGAAGGCTACGCCCTCGAAAACGAGACCAAGCCAACTATTACTAAAGAGATTGAAGGGCCATCAGATGCGATCTCGTGCGCCGAATGCTGTGACCGTATATGTAAGACCCTAAAAGCCGGCTACGACGATGTGACAACAGACTTTATCGGCTGGGTGCTCATGAGCACTGACATGGGTTTAAACAAGCAAAATAATGTCTCCTTCGGTTGGCCTTTACAATGGCTCCTTGGGATTTTCGCAAACCTCATCATAGTCCCGATATACATGCTCATCTGTAAGTTCCAGATCAGACAGTGGCGTAAATCATgccaaaagaagaactga